One genomic region from Reichenbachiella ulvae encodes:
- the cmk gene encoding (d)CMP kinase, producing the protein MKKIIIAIDGYSACGKSSTAKAVASKLNYRYVDTGAMYRAVTLYFLENYVDQTNPKAVAKALSNIEITFHHNEKTGKSDTYLNGLNVEDKIREMEISQNVSEVSAIKAVREAMVEQQQKMGKSKALVMDGRDIGSVVFPNAELKVFMTADFDVRAERRQKELFDKDQLVDLEEVKENLKKRDKIDTTREESPLIRPEDSEEVDTTHMFFEEQVDQIVRLAGTKMLKAEAV; encoded by the coding sequence ATGAAAAAAATTATAATCGCCATTGATGGATATTCAGCCTGTGGCAAAAGTTCCACGGCCAAAGCTGTAGCTTCTAAACTCAATTATCGCTATGTCGACACGGGTGCCATGTATCGTGCTGTGACTCTTTATTTTTTAGAAAACTACGTGGACCAAACCAACCCAAAGGCGGTAGCTAAGGCCCTTTCCAATATTGAAATCACTTTTCATCACAACGAAAAAACAGGTAAAAGTGACACTTACCTGAACGGACTCAATGTAGAGGATAAAATCCGTGAAATGGAGATTTCGCAAAATGTAAGCGAGGTGAGTGCCATCAAAGCGGTAAGAGAAGCCATGGTCGAGCAACAGCAGAAAATGGGCAAGTCCAAGGCATTGGTGATGGATGGAAGAGACATTGGTTCAGTTGTATTTCCAAATGCTGAACTCAAAGTCTTCATGACTGCTGACTTTGATGTGAGGGCAGAAAGAAGACAAAAAGAACTTTTTGATAAGGATCAGTTGGTAGATCTGGAGGAGGTAAAAGAAAACCTCAAGAAAAGAGATAAAATAGATACAACCAGAGAGGAGAGTCCTTTGATCCGACCTGAGGATAGTGAAGAAGTAGATACCACCCATATGTTTTTCGAAGAGCAAGTCGATCAGATCGTGCGACTAGCTGGCACGAAAATGCTAAAAGCAGAGGCGGTCTAA
- the clpB gene encoding ATP-dependent chaperone ClpB, translating to MNFNQYTVKSQEAINKAGEIVIGMGQQAIEPAHILKAIVETDENVIGFILKKLGLAKEQLTTRIEDAVNSYAKVSGQQPYLSNESAAALQKAESIAKKQKDEFIAIEHILMGILAGKDKAAGLLKEIGFNQKDLEAAVKELRGGNNVNSQNAESNYQSLERYSKNLNQLAKDGKIDPVIGRDEEIRRVLQILSRRTKNNPMLIGEPGVGKTAIVEGMAQRIVDGDVPENLKSKTLISLDMGMLVAGAKYKGEFEERLKAVIKEVQDSAGEIILFIDEIHTLVGAGAGEGAMDAANLLKPALARGELHAIGATTLKEYQKYIEKDKALERRFQTVIVDEPDVQDAISILRGIKDKYEVHHGVRIKDDAVIAAAELSSRYISDRHLPDKAIDLMDEAAAKLRIEIDSMPEELDELNRKIMQLEIERAAIKREKNKDREKAISREISDLSVRRDDLKAKWQNEKAVITGIQTEKENIERFKTEAEQAERAGDFGKVAEIRYGKIQEAEKKLEELKVKLTEMQAESTLLKEEVGAEDIAEVVAKWTGIPVQKMLQSDREKLLHLEDELSKRVAGQEEAIESISDAVRRSRAGLHDPQRPIGSFIFLGTTGVGKTELAKALADYLFNDENAMVRIDMSEYQERHAVSRLIGAPPGYVGYDEGGQLTEAVRRKPYSVVLLDEIEKAHPDAFNVLLQVLDDGRLTDNKGRVANFKNTIIIMTTNIGSHLIQENFAQMDFDNEDEIIDKTKREVFELMKQSVRPEFLNRVDETIMFRPLDKANIRKIVDIQFRQIKKRLAENGVKIEASAQVLDKLGQLGYDPQFGARPLKRVIQKQILNELSKQILAGKIDNEAVIGVTLNDQNNIEFINLDEVEIEK from the coding sequence ATGAATTTCAATCAATATACAGTCAAATCACAGGAGGCCATCAACAAGGCCGGAGAGATCGTGATCGGTATGGGTCAGCAGGCCATCGAGCCCGCGCACATCCTGAAGGCGATTGTGGAAACAGACGAAAATGTCATTGGCTTCATTTTGAAGAAATTGGGGCTGGCCAAAGAGCAGCTTACCACGCGCATCGAGGATGCCGTGAATAGCTACGCCAAGGTCTCTGGCCAGCAACCGTACCTGTCCAATGAATCAGCCGCAGCTTTGCAAAAGGCTGAGTCGATTGCCAAAAAGCAAAAGGACGAGTTCATAGCCATCGAACACATCCTGATGGGCATACTCGCCGGAAAGGACAAAGCGGCTGGATTGCTGAAGGAAATAGGCTTTAATCAGAAAGATCTAGAGGCGGCCGTAAAAGAATTGAGAGGAGGAAACAACGTGAATAGTCAAAACGCAGAATCAAATTACCAGTCTTTGGAGCGCTACTCCAAAAATCTGAATCAGCTGGCCAAGGATGGCAAGATTGATCCGGTGATTGGTAGAGACGAGGAGATTCGTCGGGTGCTACAGATCCTGTCTCGTAGGACCAAAAATAACCCGATGCTGATCGGGGAGCCTGGTGTGGGTAAAACTGCCATCGTGGAAGGTATGGCGCAGCGTATTGTCGACGGAGATGTGCCAGAGAATTTGAAGTCAAAGACTTTGATCTCGCTGGACATGGGTATGCTGGTAGCAGGAGCCAAGTACAAAGGTGAATTCGAGGAGCGATTGAAGGCCGTGATCAAAGAGGTGCAAGACAGTGCCGGAGAGATCATTCTTTTCATCGATGAGATTCACACTCTGGTGGGTGCGGGTGCTGGAGAAGGCGCCATGGATGCGGCCAACTTGCTGAAGCCTGCTTTGGCGAGAGGCGAGCTACATGCAATCGGTGCTACGACACTGAAGGAATATCAGAAGTACATCGAGAAGGACAAGGCGCTAGAACGTCGATTCCAGACGGTGATTGTAGATGAGCCGGACGTGCAGGATGCGATTTCCATCCTACGGGGTATCAAGGACAAATATGAGGTGCACCACGGCGTGCGCATCAAAGACGATGCGGTAATCGCTGCGGCGGAGCTGTCCAGCCGATACATTTCGGATCGTCACTTGCCGGATAAGGCGATTGACCTGATGGACGAGGCAGCTGCCAAGCTGAGGATCGAGATTGACTCTATGCCAGAAGAGCTGGATGAGCTCAATCGTAAGATCATGCAGTTGGAGATAGAACGGGCGGCAATCAAAAGAGAGAAAAACAAGGATAGAGAAAAAGCGATCTCTCGTGAGATATCTGACTTGTCTGTGAGACGCGATGACCTGAAAGCCAAATGGCAAAATGAAAAAGCGGTCATTACAGGCATCCAGACAGAGAAGGAAAACATTGAACGCTTCAAAACTGAAGCAGAGCAGGCTGAGCGTGCGGGTGACTTTGGTAAGGTAGCGGAGATCCGATATGGTAAGATTCAGGAGGCAGAGAAAAAGCTGGAAGAGCTGAAAGTGAAGCTGACTGAGATGCAAGCCGAAAGCACACTCTTGAAAGAAGAAGTAGGAGCAGAAGACATTGCGGAGGTAGTAGCCAAATGGACCGGTATTCCCGTCCAGAAGATGCTCCAAAGCGATAGAGAAAAGTTGCTGCATTTAGAAGATGAGTTGAGTAAACGTGTGGCTGGCCAGGAAGAAGCTATTGAGAGCATCTCTGATGCGGTGCGCAGAAGTCGTGCAGGATTGCACGATCCGCAACGTCCGATTGGATCTTTCATCTTTCTGGGTACTACCGGAGTAGGTAAAACGGAGCTGGCGAAAGCTTTGGCCGATTACCTATTCAATGACGAGAATGCCATGGTGCGTATCGATATGTCGGAGTACCAGGAACGTCATGCGGTGAGCCGCTTGATCGGAGCACCTCCCGGATATGTGGGCTATGATGAGGGCGGTCAATTGACCGAGGCAGTGAGGAGAAAGCCCTATTCTGTGGTGCTGCTCGACGAGATCGAGAAGGCGCACCCGGATGCTTTCAACGTACTGCTCCAAGTGCTGGACGATGGGCGATTGACGGATAACAAAGGTCGTGTGGCAAACTTCAAAAACACGATCATCATCATGACAACCAACATCGGTTCGCATTTGATTCAGGAGAATTTTGCGCAGATGGACTTTGACAATGAGGACGAAATCATAGACAAGACCAAGCGTGAAGTATTTGAGTTGATGAAGCAGTCGGTGCGACCTGAGTTCCTCAATCGAGTGGACGAGACGATCATGTTCCGACCACTGGACAAAGCGAACATCAGAAAGATCGTCGATATCCAGTTCAGACAGATCAAGAAACGTCTGGCTGAGAATGGGGTGAAGATTGAAGCTTCTGCACAGGTGCTGGACAAGCTGGGTCAGCTGGGTTACGATCCGCAGTTTGGTGCCAGACCGCTCAAGCGTGTGATCCAAAAGCAGATCCTCAACGAGTTGTCCAAGCAGATTCTTGCAGGCAAGATTGATAACGAGGCGGTCATAGGAGTCACGCTCAATGATCAGAATAATATCGAGTTTATTAACCTCGATGAAGTCGAAATAGAAAAATAA
- a CDS encoding DUF6150 family protein, whose translation MINIFCFILLLLPFAEDSQHDPCDIYGKVYYETRDPNRAHFRVYIEDSESFADVIVYEEQNQLYADRPGHWATVDKPGFADVFIYIEKNRNMADFSIYYTETESFAGCNR comes from the coding sequence ATGATCAACATTTTTTGCTTTATTCTATTGCTTTTGCCCTTCGCTGAGGATTCGCAACATGACCCTTGCGATATCTATGGTAAAGTGTACTATGAAACCCGCGATCCTAATCGTGCGCATTTTCGGGTATATATAGAGGATTCCGAATCCTTTGCTGACGTGATTGTGTACGAGGAACAAAATCAGCTCTATGCCGATCGTCCGGGTCACTGGGCTACTGTAGACAAACCAGGGTTTGCCGATGTATTTATCTACATCGAAAAGAATAGAAACATGGCTGATTTCAGCATTTATTATACCGAAACAGAATCCTTTGCGGGATGTAATCGATGA
- a CDS encoding RNA polymerase sigma factor, whose amino-acid sequence MSKPNKDFIAEEQLIALLKSKDSKGISYLYDKYSAALYGTAYRIVQNQSFAEEVMQDALMNIWNKIDSYDPKKARLFTWMLNIVRNKAIDKVRSAEVRRENKSDSINDVVSILDKAGEYEQNTDAIGLQEIVNTLNEDQKFVLEMIYYKGYTHAELSKEFEIPLGTVKTRLRSAINLLRDRMNVN is encoded by the coding sequence TTGTCCAAGCCAAATAAAGATTTCATCGCAGAAGAGCAGCTCATAGCCTTGCTGAAAAGCAAAGACAGTAAAGGTATCTCCTATCTTTACGACAAATATTCGGCGGCTCTTTATGGTACGGCATACCGAATCGTCCAAAATCAATCTTTTGCCGAGGAGGTCATGCAAGATGCCTTGATGAATATATGGAACAAAATAGATTCATATGACCCAAAAAAAGCACGGTTATTTACCTGGATGTTGAATATCGTCAGAAATAAGGCGATTGATAAAGTACGATCTGCAGAAGTTAGAAGAGAAAATAAATCCGATTCTATCAATGATGTCGTATCTATTCTCGACAAGGCCGGAGAGTACGAGCAGAATACGGACGCCATAGGGCTTCAGGAGATTGTCAACACCCTAAACGAGGACCAAAAATTTGTTTTAGAGATGATCTATTACAAAGGATATACCCATGCTGAATTGTCAAAAGAATTTGAGATTCCGCTAGGTACAGTCAAGACCAGGCTGAGGAGTGCGATTAATTTATTAAGGGATAGAATGAACGTCAATTGA
- a CDS encoding anti-sigma factor: MKSKSNISQGDLELYALGMLSEEERMAIEQALSDPEIKAELDAIEEGLEAFAFANQMAPPADLKDKFMSQLEEEEEKPVIPLQPKVEKANSNRYWLAAAVSLAVISSALALLFFNKWQSTENQLAIAMQENSVLAENSQFTNQKLSAAENSLALMSNPEFEMIQLKGVEGSPELLSTVLWNPDTKETFLNIGNLKSLDENLQYQLWSIQDGQPVDAGVFDLDSSDYLIKMKNNEVPQAFAITIEPRGGSEVPTLDQMVVIGTIQS, translated from the coding sequence TTGAAATCGAAAAGCAACATATCGCAAGGAGATCTAGAGCTATATGCTCTGGGGATGCTTTCTGAGGAAGAAAGGATGGCTATAGAGCAGGCCCTTTCTGATCCAGAGATAAAAGCGGAGCTAGATGCCATCGAAGAGGGTCTGGAAGCATTTGCTTTTGCTAATCAAATGGCGCCTCCCGCCGATTTGAAAGACAAATTTATGTCTCAATTGGAGGAGGAAGAAGAAAAACCGGTGATCCCTCTTCAACCCAAGGTAGAGAAAGCTAATTCCAACAGATATTGGCTGGCTGCCGCGGTTTCATTGGCGGTTATCTCCAGTGCACTTGCGCTTTTGTTTTTCAACAAATGGCAATCCACCGAAAATCAACTGGCCATTGCCATGCAGGAAAATTCTGTATTGGCTGAAAACAGTCAGTTTACCAATCAAAAGCTATCCGCGGCTGAAAACTCTTTGGCACTCATGTCTAATCCAGAGTTCGAAATGATTCAGCTCAAGGGGGTAGAAGGTTCGCCAGAATTACTATCTACGGTTCTCTGGAATCCTGACACAAAAGAAACATTCCTCAACATCGGGAACCTAAAATCCCTGGACGAAAACCTACAGTACCAGCTTTGGAGCATTCAGGATGGACAACCAGTGGATGCGGGTGTTTTTGATCTGGATAGCTCCGACTACCTGATCAAAATGAAAAATAATGAAGTGCCCCAAGCTTTTGCTATCACGATTGAACCAAGAGGAGGCAGCGAAGTGCCAACGCTGGATCAAATGGTCGTCATCGGAACCATCCAATCTTAA
- a CDS encoding helix-turn-helix transcriptional regulator, producing the protein MAQNKAILDSLHLELSTEQNDSLRALYHFEINRQWAEYNFDSAMHHADQGNELAKQLNNPALIARGLNAIGLAFDFQNQFDSAIHYFKKSESYAQENNDITGRARALLNLGSVYLIIGNLDEALDKYEQATLLYKQLEQHVYLAMVLNNQALIYRRTKRYDMAKEVLHQSLEIYEANEMRSKQLNSLINLSGIYQLLEEFDSAILTAKKSLPIAAELNNADLSSQIFVVLGQNFAEKDLLDSSFYYYKKAEAAMTKNSPTALDVYVYFGNATYYLSTKDYPNAKLYLDKLTELRTAIDKNVDLAITYYEISSQYYEATGQWKRAFAEQQQLLKNKEVFLDQKIAERTTEMEQLFRKEQREWEIERLGAENRENKLIIDKQTQQTTGLLVISVLAGIICIFLVVVLRQRHTSHQLQQSLLHEEIDGLRLRIGNIMSNIKLEEVTLDSKKLESELPNTLTEREIQVLQVAITNKTNSEIAEEVHLSVNTVKYHLKNIYNKLGVSTRLEAREVLSNIN; encoded by the coding sequence ATGGCCCAAAACAAAGCGATTTTGGACTCCCTGCATCTAGAACTCTCTACAGAACAGAATGATAGCCTAAGAGCACTCTATCATTTCGAAATCAACCGGCAATGGGCAGAATACAATTTTGATTCGGCTATGCACCATGCTGATCAAGGCAATGAACTAGCAAAGCAATTGAATAATCCCGCATTGATTGCAAGAGGTTTGAATGCCATAGGGCTGGCCTTTGACTTCCAGAACCAATTTGACAGTGCCATCCATTATTTTAAGAAATCTGAGTCATACGCACAAGAAAACAATGATATCACAGGTAGAGCAAGAGCACTTTTAAATCTGGGATCTGTATACCTGATTATTGGCAATCTGGATGAAGCGTTGGATAAATACGAACAGGCAACACTGCTGTATAAGCAATTGGAACAGCACGTTTACCTAGCCATGGTCTTGAATAATCAGGCTCTCATCTATCGAAGAACCAAAAGATATGATATGGCCAAGGAGGTGCTTCATCAATCATTGGAGATCTATGAGGCCAATGAGATGAGGAGTAAGCAACTCAACTCCCTGATCAATTTATCCGGGATCTATCAATTATTAGAGGAATTCGACAGTGCGATCTTAACTGCAAAAAAATCATTGCCAATCGCAGCAGAATTGAACAATGCAGATTTATCCTCCCAGATTTTTGTAGTCCTTGGTCAGAATTTTGCCGAAAAAGACCTGCTCGACAGCTCCTTCTATTACTATAAAAAAGCGGAAGCTGCCATGACTAAAAATTCTCCTACCGCTTTAGATGTCTATGTTTATTTTGGAAATGCCACTTACTATTTATCTACCAAAGACTATCCAAATGCCAAACTTTACCTTGATAAGCTGACAGAATTGAGAACCGCCATCGACAAGAATGTTGACTTAGCGATTACGTACTACGAAATCAGCTCGCAATATTATGAAGCCACTGGTCAATGGAAAAGAGCTTTCGCCGAACAGCAGCAGTTACTTAAAAACAAGGAAGTGTTTCTTGATCAAAAAATAGCGGAGCGTACCACAGAAATGGAACAGCTCTTCAGAAAGGAACAGCGAGAATGGGAAATAGAAAGGCTCGGCGCAGAAAACAGAGAAAACAAGCTGATCATCGACAAGCAGACTCAGCAAACCACAGGACTCCTGGTGATATCGGTACTAGCTGGGATCATCTGCATTTTCTTAGTAGTCGTTCTTCGACAGAGACATACCTCTCACCAGCTTCAACAATCACTCCTTCATGAAGAAATCGATGGCTTGCGTCTTAGAATCGGAAATATCATGTCCAATATCAAATTGGAGGAGGTAACACTTGATTCAAAAAAACTGGAAAGCGAACTACCCAACACACTTACTGAAAGAGAAATTCAGGTGCTGCAAGTGGCTATCACCAATAAGACCAATTCAGAGATAGCAGAGGAGGTACACCTCAGTGTCAATACAGTTAAATACCATCTTAAAAACATCTACAACAAACTCGGAGTATCTACCAGACTAGAAGCGAGAGAGGTGCTTTCAAACATTAATTAG